The following are encoded together in the Fusarium keratoplasticum isolate Fu6.1 chromosome 1, whole genome shotgun sequence genome:
- a CDS encoding MFS domain-containing protein: MRRQEKEPSSGDDFSTDLEQSLQDTTPTPDPNPPPDGGFKAWLHAGLLHIAFFNTWGVANGYGIFQQYYSQTLNESASSISWIGGLQIFLLFSVGVITGRLTDAGYFRPIFALGVFLQVLALFMTSLCTTYWQIFLAQSVCLGLGNGCTFCPALAILSQYFKKYRAFAVGLAAAGAAVGGLVYPVLINWLIFYDNVGFPWTLRTMGFVMLATYIPCLIWFEPRLPPRKSGPWIDKSAFTELPFIFFSMSMFFNFWGLYFAFFYLGTYARDQVGISEPIYLLMILNGVGIFGRIAPSLIADKWTGMLNALIPLSFCSSLLVYCWAAVKSTGGLYVFAVIYGFIAAALQALFPAVATTMTPDPSRTGTRVGMILGIVSFANLTGPAICGAIINKSSGRYLEAEMFAASSILLGAFMALAARISKTGFVLKVKV, encoded by the coding sequence ATGAGACGTCAAGAAAAGGAGCCTTCATCTGGTGATGACTTCTCAACCGACCTCGAGCAGTCCCTCCAAGACACAACCCCAACTCCCGATCCTAATCCTCCTCCCGACGGAGGCTTTAAAGCGTGGCTACACGCAGGGCTTTTACATAttgccttcttcaacacaTGGGGCGTCGCGAATGGCTACGGCATCTTTCAGCAATACTACTCCCAGACACTCAATGAATCTGCGTCGTCCATCTCATGGATTGGCGGTCTACAGATCTTCCTGCTATTCTCTGTCGGAGTCATTACAGGCCGTTTGACCGATGCAGGATACTTTCGTCCTATCTTCGCCTTAGGCGTATTTCTACAGGTGCTGGCCCTGTTCATGACCTCGCTTTGTACCACGTACTGGCAGATCTTCTTGGCGCAGTCTGTATGTTTAGGTCTGGGAAACGGTTGCACATTTTGTCCAGCTCTGGCTATTCTATCTCAATATTTCAAAAAGTACCGAGCCTTTGCTGTCGGTCTCGCTGCAGCTGGCGCTGCAGTTGGCGGCCTCGTCTACCCCGTCCTAATCAACTGGCTCATCTTTTACGACAATGTCGGATTTCCCTGGACTCTACGAACCATGGGCTTCGTCATGCTTGCAACATATATACCTTGCCTGATCTGGTTTGAACCTCGCCTGCCACCTCGCAAAAGCGGACCATGGATTGACAAGTCGGCTTTTACTGAGTtgcccttcatcttcttctccatgagCATGTTTTTCAACTTTTGGGGGCTTTACTTTGCATTCTTCTACCTTGGAACATATGCTCGGGATCAGGTTGGCATCTCGGAGCCCATCTATCTGCTGATGATTCTCAACGGCGTTGGCATCTTTGGGCGCATCGCGCCAAGTCTTATTGCCGATAAGTGGACAGGAATGCTCAATGCACTCATTCCATTGAGCTTCTGCTCGAGTTTACTCGTGTACTGCTGGGCCGCAGTAAAATCTACCGGTGGGCTGTACGTGTTTGCAGTCATCTACGGCTTCATCGCCGCGGCTCTCCAGGCACTCTTCCCAGCTGTAGCCACAACCATGACGCCAGATCCGAGCAGAACAGGAACGCGAGTGGGAATGATTCTGGGGATTGTTAGTTTTGCGAATCTCACCGGTCCCGCTATCTGCGGTGCGATCATAAACAAGTCAAGTGGGAGGTATCTGGAGGCTGAGATGTTTGCTGCCTCTTCTATTCTTCTCGGCGCTTTTATGGCGTTGGCGGCGAGGATTTCAAAGACGGGCTTCGTGTTGAAAGTAAAAGTTTAA
- a CDS encoding Protein RDR1 has protein sequence MPPLQGRKRSKLACETCRDLKRKCDGAQPCAACVRFEYECVYKGPRKRRTEQSHDLVQSSPAQEVQPLRSPHTTSSPNHLRSLEANSGAAFLRRLALRLDPKNAPRMHTFAWNAFLGARKTGVPPVCRPITDMLSQADMQSLAAVYYEKVDTIYGFIDRQDIQQHIESRWTVGEGQSYDAVLCGMAALGCLHSQVDPMPVELDLVESARFLLEQTMSDIPSAIDVTAWILRVVYLRAVGTPHTAWMASCTLMHLAEAAGLHWDPSDESVLPSPAPEVDAELRRRLLAVAQHLNIWISYDMGRSRVALCNATMEMPSVRPGDFTVELMELLPLSADLDPQKAPAASDLESSLTAVLSRVHSVPPSILAQCNLTLCLCRRLQSMNTSFTGTMLDQILSITAKGIEAAQTILNARSPWHHMANVPFQVVCVLLAIDTVSSISQLKDAMQCLSNVATVYNTDATREALNTASLLILMHQKRKEKCASDLNDILKLFPVAPLQEAQAELPPQQMDDMRWLNSLAGDLSSLDYSDFDRFLFPAMF, from the coding sequence ATGCCTCCGCTGCAGGGTCGCAAACGCTCAAAGCTCGCGTGCGAAACGTGTAGGGATCTCAAACGCAAGTGCGATGGTGCCCAGCCGTGTGCGGCCTGTGTGCGCTTCGAGTATGAGTGCGTATACAAGGGACCTaggaagaggaggacagAGCAGAGTCACGACCTGGTGCAGTCTTCGCCGGCTCAAGAGGTTCAGCCTTTGCGTAGCCCGCACACAACCTCGTCACCTAATCATCTCCGGTCGCTAGAGGCAAACTCGGGGGCCGCGTTCTTGCGGAGGTTGGCTCTGAGGTTGGATCCCAAGAATGCACCTCGGATGCACACGTTCGCTTGGAATGCCTTTCTCGGGGCTCGAAAGACGGGGGTTCCTCCTGTTTGTCGGCCAATCACCGACATGCTATCCCAGGCGGACATGCAGAGCTTGGCGGCCGTCTACTATGAAAAGGTGGACACGATCTATGGCTTCATCGACCGTCAGGATATACAGCAACATATTGAGAGCAGATGGACCGTCGGTGAGGGTCAGTCTTATGATGCTGTCCTCTGCGGCATGGCTGCTCTCGGCTGTCTTCACTCCCAAGTAGACCCCATGCCCGTGGAGCTCGACCTGGTAGAGTCAGCAAGGTTCCTACTCGAGCAGACAATGTCCGACATCCCGTCCGCGATCGACGTCACAGCGTGGATCCTCCGCGTTGTGTACCTCCGCGCAGTGGGAACCCCCCACACAGCCTGGATGGCTAGCTGCACCCTCATGCACCTCGCTGAAGCAGCAGGTCTACACTGGGATCCCTCAGACGAATCGGTCCTCCCATCACCAGCGCCGGAAGTCGACGCCGAACTTCGAAGAAGGTTACTGGCCGTCGCGCAGCACCTCAACATCTGGATCTCATACGATATGGGAAGGTCAAGAGTGGCGCTCTGCAACGCGACCATGGAGATGCCGTCTGTGAGGCCAGGTGACTTTACTGTCGAGCTGATGGAGCTACTTCCTCTGTCCGCAGACCTTGATCCTCAAAAGGCACCGGCGGCCTCTGATCTGGAATCCTCTTTAACAGCTGTATTGAGCCGTGTTCACTCAGTCCCTCCGTCGATCCTCGCCCAGTGCAACCTCACGCTATGTCTCTGTCGTCGACTACAATCCATGAACACCTCCTTCACAGGCACCATGCTTGATCAGatcctctccatcaccgCCAAAGGTATAGAAGCCGCCCAAACCATTCTCAACGCCCGCTCGCCATGGCACCACATGGCCAACGTACCCTTCCAAGTCGTCTGCGTCCTCTTAGCCATCGACACCGTCTCCTCAATATCCCAACTCAAAGACGCAATGCAGTGTCTCAGCAATGTAGCGACAGTCTACAACACGGATGCGACGAGAGAAGCGCTCAACACGGCGTCGCTCCTCATACTCATGCAtcagaagcgcaaggaaAAGTGCGCCTCAGACCTCAATGACATTCTCAAGCTTTTCCCTGTCGCTCCGCTTCAAGAGGCACAGGCCGAGTTGCCGCCGCAGCAGATGGACGACATGAGGTGGCTGAATAGTTTAGCGGGTGACTTGTCAAGTCTGGATTACTCTGATTTTGACCGGTTTCTTTTCCCGGCCATGTTCTGA
- a CDS encoding NADH-ubiquinone oxidoreductase 19.3 kDa subunit, mitochondrial, whose product MVRLQVARSALRPLASTTSLIGSRRPLQLQSASISLPIDQKRRTSNKDSSHPHPAALTADVKPRDVMEYALTTLDKIAAWARNGSFWPLTFGLACCGIEMMHVSMPRYDQDRLGIIFRASPRQSDVMIVAGTVTNKMATAVRLCYDQMPEPRWVISMGSCANGGGYYHYSYSVLRGVDRILPVDIYVPGCPPTAEALMYGVFQLQRKIRNTRQSRIWYRKRNAELAMHQGHGANIVLAWQTRPSQQHLVLLSHGLDVGVLPEHDRNERYGYDADRSGEHQALRIATKLIRRSHLLIPASTSPKAPICTICGVKLGHTSLESEDTTPGWYPKISAQGSVLLSGPHWPYYGHGPISLKIPDSTVVRHAADLTDPPPKMRILSTDESLFPQEEMDVIEADRRYPSASQILYVGIHTSCEDMANRAMRSSPKCEIRSVGDLWMTLERRCTRTIQSRRLTLSFLPIILKNRAWQGLELGLERYFIPPEFFDQSEESCPVAEQEWWEADPISIPGLTVDLMSNLRPALQTNPFPRFTRHFAALPQEIRDNIMSFLLVESVALDCNYLAPQSYWKQLFLNIPFLWDLDLTVIDQKPSPIEKGVGWDWERLTRQVLAPVRVAFVEEGKDAHTAWDYHQVGLVVPPGLKNRRRIWQILEEMFPDDVEVYHSKDDPDHHLSRITITMSAYARDGGDALAAIASQAHARIDSFARQYLDFMDLARRGWDGETLGHPPTLAYHNPVEKAAVIGVFSASHPDKDVRGKEALLGIQSFDPQRHRIYWAWMNDQGTYQPQSTVEFRDAHTLATARKAAAAAYDKAEHEVVRQHNINVLFYLARRELLVAEVKLHPMDYGSPLVTEIYVSWMLSLGEDFLTHITARSSE is encoded by the exons ATGGTTCGATTACAGGTAGCAAGAT CTGCCCTTCGGCCAttggcctcgacgacctcatTGATCGGTTCCCGGCGACCGCTACAACTGCAGTCAGCTTCGATTAGCCTCCCAATTGACCAGAAGCGAAGGACCTCCAACAAGGACAGCTCCCACCCCCACCCTGCCGCCTTGACTGCAGACGTGAAGCCGAGAGATGTCATGGAATATGCCTT GACAACCCTGGACAAGATCGCTGCCTGGGCTCGCAATGGCTCCTTCTGGCCATTGACCTTTGGCCTGGCTTGCTGCGGCATCGAGATGATGCACGTCTCGATGCCAAGGTACGACCAAGATCGCCTGGGCATTATCTTCCGAGCCTCCCCTCGACAATCCGACGTCATGATCGTCGCTGGCACAGTCACCAACAAGATGGCGACGGCCGTCCGACTCTGCTACGACCAGATGCCGGAACCCCGTTGGGTCATCAGCATGGGGTCATGCGCCAACGGCGGAGGATACTATCACTACAGCTACAGCGTCCTCAGAGGCGTCGATAGGATCCTTCCAGTCGACATCTACGTTCCGGGGTGCCCGCCGACTGCTGAGGCGTTGATGTATGGCGTGTTTCAGTTGCAGAGGAAGATTCGGAACACGAGGCAGTCGCGTATCTGGTACCGGAAGAG AAATGCTGAGCTAGCCATGCACCAGGGGCACGGGGCCAACATCGTCCTGGCTTGGCAGACCCGACCCTCACAGCAGCACTTGGTCCTTCTTtcgcatggccttgacgtaGGCGTTCTTCCAGAACACGATCGAAATGAACGATATGGGTATGATGCAGACAGAAGTGGTGAGCATCAGGCGTTGCGTATTGCT ACCAAACTTATCAGACGTTCCCATCTCCTGATCCCTGCCTCGACTT CCCCCAAAGCCCCCATCTGCACCATCTGCGGTGTAAAACTCGGGCACACCTCCCTCGAGTCAGAAGATACCACCCCAGGCTGGTATCCCAAAATATCGGCACAAGGCTCAGTGCTTCTTTCTGGCCCCCATTGGCCCTACTACGGCCATGGACCCATATCGTTAAAGATACCAGACAGTACAGTTGTTCGACATGCTGCTGATCTGACCGATCCACCCCCAAAGATGCGGATTCTCTCCACTGACGAGTCACTGTTTCCACAAGAGGAGATGGACGTTATTGAGGCAGATCGGCGTTATCCATCTGCAAGCCAGATATTGTATGTTGGGATACACACTTCCTGCGAGGACATGGCAAACCGGGCCATGCGATCCTCGCCGAAATGCGAGATTCGATCTGTTGGCGATCTCTGGATGACACTTGAACGCCGATGTACAAGAACAATACAAAGCAGGCGTCTCACTCTGAGCTTCCTGCCAATCATTCTCAAGAATCGTGCGTGGCAAGGCCTGGAGCTGGGTCTTGAGCGCTATTTCATTCCTCCTGAGTTCTTTGACCAGTCTGAAGAGAGTTGCCCTGTCGCTGAACAAGAATGG TGGGAGGCTGATCCCATCTCCATTCCCGGGTTGACGGTTGACTTGATGTCTAATCTGCGACCGGCTCTCCAAACCAACCCCTTTCCCCGGTTCACGAGGCATTTCGCGGCCTTGCCACAAGAAATCAGGGATAACATCATGTCgtttcttctcgtcgagtcTGTCGCTCTAGATTGCAACTACCTGGCCCCGCAATCGTACTGGAAGCAGCTGTTTCTCAACATTCCATTTCTATGGGACCTTGACTTGACAGTCATTGATCAAAAGCCATCTCCCATTGAGAAAGGAGTCGGTTGGGATTGGGAAAGGCTCACACGCCAGGTGCTGGCTCCCGTGCGAGTTGCGTTTGTGGAGGAAGGGAAGGACGCCCACACAGCCTGGGATTATCACCAAGTTGGGCTTGTCGTTCCTCCTGGACTCAAGAATCGTCGGAGGATCTGGCAAATCTTGGAGGAGATGTTCCCAGACGACGTGGAGGTGTATCATTCTAAAGATGATCCTG ACCATCATCTTTCTCGCATCACTATCACG ATGTCTGCCTACGCTCGCGATGGTGGCGATGCTCTCGCCGCTATCGCCTCCCAAGCACATGCACGAATCGACAGTTTTGCACGCCAATACCTCGA CTTCATGGACCTGGCTCGCCGAGGCTGGGACGGAGAAACCCTGGGCCATCCTCCTACTCTTGCCTACCACAACCCAGTAGAGAAGGCTGCAGTCATTGGTGTCTTTTCTGCCAGTCATCCAGACAAGGATGTGCGCGGTAAAGAGGCTCTACTCGGGATCCAGTCCTTTGACCCCCAGCGACACAGGATCTACTGGGCGTGGATGAACGATCAGGGCACGTACCAACCGCAATCAACTGTCGAATTTCGTGATGCGCATACCCTGGCAACGGCGCGCAAAgccgcggcggcggcctacgacaaggccgagcaCGAAGTAGTCCGACAACACAACATCAATGTGCTCTTTTATCTGGCCAGAAGAGAGTTGCTGGTTGCGGAGGTCAAACTTCATCCAATGGACTATGGCTCCCCGCTTGTGACGGAGATTTATGTATCGTGGATGCTCTCGTTGGGTGAGGACTTTTTGACGCACATCACGGCAAGGTCCAGTGAGTAA